GTTCGTTTATACCGACGATATCGCGGATGAGGCGATCACGGCGGAAAAAATCGCGCCGGGGGCGGTCGATACTTCCCGGATCCGGCAGGGAGCGGTCGCGACGCAGTCCATTGCCGATTTTGCCGTGGAAAGCATCAAAATCGCCGACGGTGCGGTCGGTGCATCGAAAATCGCATCCGAATCGATCACGAGCGACCACCTGGCCAAGAATGCGATTTCCGGCTCGAAAATCCGCGACCGCTCGATTACGGGCGAGAAGCTCCGCGACGGCAGCGTGTCGTCGGTGAAGCTGGCGGACCGCACGATCAGCGCCGACAAACTGGCCGAGGGCTCCATCGAAGCGAAGCATTTGAAGCCTTTCGTCATTACGACGGATCTGCTGGAGGATCAAGCCGTCACGGGCAATAAGCTGCGAAGCGGGACGATCCGGTCGGAGCATATCGCTAACGACGCCATTCATACCTCGAAGCTGGCGGACGGCGCCGTGACGCGTTCGAAGCTTCGCGACCAGGCGGTGACTTCCGAGAAAATCGCGCTGGGCGCGGTCGATTCCTTCCATTTGAAGCCCGGACTGCTGCTTGCGGAGCACGTTGCGGCCGGCGCACTGACGGGAAAGCATTTGGCCCCGGGCGCGGTCGACGCCGAGCATCTGGCCGAAGGAGCGGTCGGAGCAAGAGAGCTGCGGTCCGCGGCCGTCAAATCCGAAGCGATCGCGGCCGGCGCGGTCGGCTCGCCGCAGCTGCAGGAAGGGGCCGTAAACGGCGCGCACATCGCGAACAATGAGATTGGCCCGGCGCATTTAATCGATTCGGCGGTCACGTCGCCGAAGCTGGCCGACCAGTCGGTCTCCACAATCAAGCTGGTCGACCATGCGGTAACCTCCTCGAAAATCGCCGACCAAAGCATCATCGGCGCCAAGCTGGCGGACGAGGCGGTATTTACCCGGCACATCGCGCCGCAAAGCGTTACGGCCGAGAAAATCGCCGGCGGCAGCGTGAACGAGTCCCATCTCGCCGAGAAGGCGGTCGGCACCAAGCAGCTCGCGGACGGGAGCGTGCGGACCGCGAAGCTGGCCGACGGTTCCGTTACGACGCAGAAGCTGGCCAAAGGCGCGGTCGAGCAGGCGCATATCGTGGCCGCCTCGGTCGGTACCGAGCAGCTGGCGGATGGAGCGGTTACGGCGGCGAAGCTGGCGGGCGGCAGCGTCGGCTCCGCCCAGATCGCCAAAAAGGCCGTCGGGCTGCGCCATCTGGCCAATGAATCGGTCAGCTCCGATATTATACAGCCCGAAGCTGTCCGCGCTTTCCACCTGGCTGCCGGATCGGTAACGGCGGAGGCCGTCTCGGCCGAAGCCGTCGGCAAGCAGCATCTTCAGCCCGGCGCGGTCGAGCAGCACCATCTGGCGCCGGATTCCGTCGACGCGGAAGCGCTGCGGGAAGGCTCGGTCAAGGCGGAGCATCTCACGTTCGGCGCCGTCAACGAGGCGCACCTCGCACCCGGAGCCGTTTTCTCGCACCATTTGGCTGATCATGCCGTCAATTCGCTCAAGCTTTCGCCGGAAAGCGTGTCGACGGACAAATTGACCGACTGGGCGATTACGACCGGCAAGCTGGCGGACGGAAGCGTCACGAAAGCAAAGCTGGCGAAGCATGCGGTAACCGGCGAGCAGCTGGCCCCGAAATCGGTCGGAGCGGAGCATCTGGCCATCGACGCCGTCGAATCGAGACATCTCGCCGACGGTTCGGTCGAAGCGCACCATTTGGCATCGGGAGCGATTCGGTCGGACAGCATCGCAGGCGGGGCCATATCCGGCTATAATCTGGCGGAAGGGGCGGTAACGGGGGTTCATCTGGCCGCCGAAGCCGTCGGCAGCAAGCATTTGGCGGAGCAGTCGGTTCTGGGCGTGCACCTTGCGCAGGGCAGCGTGCGGGACCTCCATTTGAACGCCGGCTCGGTTACTTCGGAGAAGCTCGCCGAAGGCAGCGTCGGCACAGCTCATTTACAGATTGGAGCGGTCGGCCCGGGAACGATTCAGGCCGGCGCGGTTGACCGGGAGCATCTCGCGAACTTTGCCGTCAGCGCGGAGCATCTGGCAGCCGACTCGGTGGGCAGCGCGCAGCTGCGCGAAGGAAGCATTTTGCAAAAGCACTTGTCGGATGCGTCGGTCGGCTCCGCCCAGCTGGCGGACGGTTCGGTGACCGGCGCCAAAATATCGCCGCTCGCGGTCAGCGGTGAGCATATCGCGCTAGAGACGATTGCCGGCAAGCATATGAAAGCAGAGGCCATTCAGGGCTATCACATCCGCAAAGGCTCGATTTCGCAAGCGCATTTGGCCGGCGAATTGTTCTTGTTCGATAAAGCGCCGGACGGGAGTCTGACAGGCGAGAAAATCAAGCCCGGGTCGATCGGAGCGGCACAGCTTGCGCCCGGAGGCGTGGGAACGGAGCAGCTGCTCGACGGCGCGGTGACCGGCGAGAAGATGGCCGGCGGCGCGGTATCAAGCGAAAAGCTGGCTGCGGGTGCGGTCGGCGCGGAAGCACTGGCGAACGAGTCGGTAACCGGCGCGAAGCTGGCTGCAGGTGCGGTCGGCGCGGAAGCACTGGCGAACGGGTCGGTGACGAGCGCGAAGCTGGCGCCAGGCGCGGTCGGCAGAGATGAGCTGGCGGACGGATCGGTAACCGGCGCGAAGCTGGCGGCAGGTGCGGTCAGTACCGAAGCGCTGGCGGGAGGAACGGTGACGAGCACGAAGCTGGCGGACGGCGCGGTCGGCGAAACGGCGCTGGCGGACGGCGCGGTGACGGCCGAGAAGCTGGCCGCAGGCGCCGTCATTGAAGAAGCGCTGAGCGATGGCGCGGTCACGTCGCCGAAGCTGGCGGCCGGCGCCGTAGGCCCGGAAGCGCTGAGGTACGGCGCGGTGACGGCCGGGAAGCTGGCCGCCGGCGCGGTAAGCGAAGAAGCGCTGCGGGATGGCGTGGTGACGGCCGAGAAGCTGGCGGCCAGCTCCGTCGGATCGGAAGCGCTGAGCCAAGGCGCGGTAACGGCCGATAAGCTGGCTGCAGGCTCCGTAGACGAGGTAGCGCTTAGCCACGGCGCGGTAACGAGCGCGAAGCTGGCGGCCGGTGCAGTGAGTACGGAAGCGCTGGGTGACGGCGCAGTAACGAGCGCGAAGCTGGCGGCAGGTGCGGTGAGCACCAGAGCGCTGAGCGACGGCGCGGTAACGAGCACGAAACTGGCTGCAGGCGCAGTAAGCGAAGAAGCGCTGAGCCACGGGGCAGTGACAAGTGCAAAGCTGGCCGCTGGCGCAGTGAGTGAAGAAGCGCTGAGCGACGGGTCGGTAACGAGCGCGAAGCTGGCGGCCGGCGCAGTGAGCGAAGAAGCGCTGAGCGACGGTGCGGTGACGAGCGCGAAGCTGGCCGCTGGTGCTGTTAGTGAAGAAGCGCTGAGCGACGGGTTGGTAACGAGCGCGAAGCTGGCGGTTGGCGCGGTAAGCGAAGAAGCGCTGGGCGACGGGTCGGTAACGAGCGCGAAGCTGGCGTTTGGCGCGGTAAGCGAAGAAGCGCTGAGTGACGGGGCGGTAACAAGCACGAAGCTGGCCGCAGGCGTGGTAAGCGAAGAAGCGCTGAGCGATGGCGCGGTAACGAGCGCGAAACTGGCCGAAGGCGCAGTGAGCACGGAAGCACTGAGCGACGGCGCTGTAACCGGTGCGAAGCTGGCCGTAGGCGCAATAAGCGGAGAAGTGCTGAGTGATGGGTCAGTAACGAGCGCGAAACTGGCCGCAGGCGCAGTGAGCGAAGAAGCGCTGGGCGACGGGTCGGTAACGAGCGCGAAGCTGGCGGACGGCGCGGTAAGCGAAGAAGCGCTGAGCGACGGGTCGGTAACGAGCGCGAAGCTGGCGTTTGGCGCGGTAAGCGAAGAAGCGCTGGGCGACGGGTCGGTAACGAGCGCGAAGCTGGCGTTTGGCGCGGTAAGCGAAGAAGCGCTGAGTGACGGGTCGGTAACGAGCGCGAAGCTGGCCGCAGGCGCGGTAAGCGAAGAAGCGCTGAGCGATGGCGCGGTAACGAGCGCGAAACTGGCCGAAGGCGCAGTGAGCACGGAAGCACTGAGCGACGGCGCAGTAACCGGTGCGAAGCTGGCCGTAGGTGCAATAAGCGGAGAAGTTCTGAGTGATGGGTCAGTAACGAGCGCGAAGCTGGCCGAAGGTGCAGTGAGTGAAGAAGCGCTGAGCGACGGGTCGGTAACGAGCGCGAAGTTGGCCGCAGGCGCAGTAAGCGAAGAAGCGCTGAGTGACGGGTCGGTAACGAGCGCGAAGCTGGCGTTTGGCGCGGTAAGCGCGGAAGCG
This genomic window from Paenibacillus humicola contains:
- a CDS encoding WIAG-tail domain — its product is MANSKKSKRPRGRKPLYYVDNPNASELKWIDELQHKKRVAARAAETKTVQISTAPEAPVKEEAISLQPAAAAAVPEAETPLSAFYEQQQQPETETAAELPPGLESDPEVETAPREKALQPESEPPAIVEAEDAAEPEPDIRETLKYDPETRAELAEERKLPDAPVPFVYTDDIADEAITAEKIAPGAVDTSRIRQGAVATQSIADFAVESIKIADGAVGASKIASESITSDHLAKNAISGSKIRDRSITGEKLRDGSVSSVKLADRTISADKLAEGSIEAKHLKPFVITTDLLEDQAVTGNKLRSGTIRSEHIANDAIHTSKLADGAVTRSKLRDQAVTSEKIALGAVDSFHLKPGLLLAEHVAAGALTGKHLAPGAVDAEHLAEGAVGARELRSAAVKSEAIAAGAVGSPQLQEGAVNGAHIANNEIGPAHLIDSAVTSPKLADQSVSTIKLVDHAVTSSKIADQSIIGAKLADEAVFTRHIAPQSVTAEKIAGGSVNESHLAEKAVGTKQLADGSVRTAKLADGSVTTQKLAKGAVEQAHIVAASVGTEQLADGAVTAAKLAGGSVGSAQIAKKAVGLRHLANESVSSDIIQPEAVRAFHLAAGSVTAEAVSAEAVGKQHLQPGAVEQHHLAPDSVDAEALREGSVKAEHLTFGAVNEAHLAPGAVFSHHLADHAVNSLKLSPESVSTDKLTDWAITTGKLADGSVTKAKLAKHAVTGEQLAPKSVGAEHLAIDAVESRHLADGSVEAHHLASGAIRSDSIAGGAISGYNLAEGAVTGVHLAAEAVGSKHLAEQSVLGVHLAQGSVRDLHLNAGSVTSEKLAEGSVGTAHLQIGAVGPGTIQAGAVDREHLANFAVSAEHLAADSVGSAQLREGSILQKHLSDASVGSAQLADGSVTGAKISPLAVSGEHIALETIAGKHMKAEAIQGYHIRKGSISQAHLAGELFLFDKAPDGSLTGEKIKPGSIGAAQLAPGGVGTEQLLDGAVTGEKMAGGAVSSEKLAAGAVGAEALANESVTGAKLAAGAVGAEALANGSVTSAKLAPGAVGRDELADGSVTGAKLAAGAVSTEALAGGTVTSTKLADGAVGETALADGAVTAEKLAAGAVIEEALSDGAVTSPKLAAGAVGPEALRYGAVTAGKLAAGAVSEEALRDGVVTAEKLAASSVGSEALSQGAVTADKLAAGSVDEVALSHGAVTSAKLAAGAVSTEALGDGAVTSAKLAAGAVSTRALSDGAVTSTKLAAGAVSEEALSHGAVTSAKLAAGAVSEEALSDGSVTSAKLAAGAVSEEALSDGAVTSAKLAAGAVSEEALSDGLVTSAKLAVGAVSEEALGDGSVTSAKLAFGAVSEEALSDGAVTSTKLAAGVVSEEALSDGAVTSAKLAEGAVSTEALSDGAVTGAKLAVGAISGEVLSDGSVTSAKLAAGAVSEEALGDGSVTSAKLADGAVSEEALSDGSVTSAKLAFGAVSEEALGDGSVTSAKLAFGAVSEEALSDGSVTSAKLAAGAVSEEALSDGAVTSAKLAEGAVSTEALSDGAVTGAKLAVGAISGEVLSDGSVTSAKLAEGAVSEEALSDGSVTSAKLAAGAVSEEALSDGSVTSAKLAFGAVSAEALSDGSITSAKLAFGAVSAEALSDGSITSAKLAFGAVSAEALSDGSVTSAKLAAGAVSEEALSDGSVTSAKLAAGAVSEEALSDGSVTSAKLAFGAVSAEALSDGSITSAKLAFGAVSAEALSDGSVTSAKLAFGAVSAEALSDESVTSAKLAEGAVSTEALSDGAVTGAKLAAGAISGEVLSDGSVTSAKLAEGAVSTEALSDGSVTSTKLAEGAVSTEALSDGSVTSAKLAEGAVSTEALSDGSVTSAKLAEGAVSTETLSDGAVTSAKLAEGSVSTEALSDGAVTSAKLAAGAVSEETLSDGAVTSAKLAAGAVSEKALSDGAVTSAKLAAGAVSEEALSDGAVTSAKLAAGAVSEEALSDGAVTSTKLAAGAVSEEALSDGAVTSAKLAAGAVSEEALSDGAVTSSKLAAGAVGAEALSDGAITAEKLAPGLLTGLRLAESCLTSVQLADGAVTGAKIAPGAIVAEHLADGVASELQNEPVDGSRLQDGTVSGAKLDFTPIGTTGRNTGAFQQFGLAPYDFTAQGEQTDITVEFEEPFAGDNYVFVATTDQPSCFAVVKTKSREAVQVTIVRTRISPEPKGLFNWIAIGIR